Proteins encoded together in one Bactrocera neohumeralis isolate Rockhampton chromosome 4, APGP_CSIRO_Bneo_wtdbg2-racon-allhic-juicebox.fasta_v2, whole genome shotgun sequence window:
- the LOC126756390 gene encoding uncharacterized protein LOC126756390, producing MAFQRSYSKVWWGSDNQQLPSSLALSSAAGGASSIGDGSSFTSGGFYYGSYFTQKTQQPNAQRTHYNNHSGGYHSLDSGSFRSHVGNLSRIQEVDDEHNHSKLSWGKRDSPGSLRSQDSGFSDNDESHSGRSLGGRSSKPSSPSAKSTGSARSVASSPSSVRSAAVETPPTVIRRVGKSEFYSPLVNVSRRISFSGSPATTVTLDAALAAKQDSKSHLPQCLTADELLMDEAVSAAKKLNFDDANASGGLAVAGPQQAQQQLPKRRRRIIRQPTKPMSPTKRRTLVEDADNSDEERDAGSEVKDSNSFDELDRSAEHNRSRTRLHVVPDYNNETVYLGVVATTPNAKPYNNETVVLGAGGEITSAPQEDSNNNTLKYEALDMDDTLSPLKATEQRFLASTSTPKAAQLSSAKPWTQMSFRHVTHEYDNPLLNGHAPDLQHWLHDLRSSYEHEVMSTLQTKSIAQEAFKNLTITTNTVAKLIRQLQQRALYMQSDFERVERILSGAQEATLHEALSGAEQLVENVAEFTQVLERRAVFFNESRADRKRYDENIQQIHIITKDTRYSLERQHYINLESLLDDVHVLKRYLLISLRQLFEKMVRVIVQSVEQGHCDLMLRANINMIATLMNIDYEGFASLTDAFVQNEAVRALFIVCLENKLSSVRAQALRALATVCCSPAAIAQLGACGGIEIVRDIIQVPGKERKGEFKRGDIERREAVSLLTQITAAWHGPEHRVDGLKACAEIIVEGLTQLITSTACAQTLLLCAAALNNLSRIEVTSHYSIMSNEAIFKLVEVVQTRSEEASIFLYEQIVAMLHNMSMNKKCHSHLANGSIINFITCAYQTEFYKCYESRAESDAQRRTIKAILHTLTHLVHESSLGIELLEQHRVPAFFRQALSIGSAGGGGGAGAGMEVWSLDGSHGRDISALARQLLQAQKQEQTAAQAGCDGALTTATGNGVGAQAMAGAVGGSGSGSGSGSGRGNFKFNLTRQESFV from the exons atggcCTTCCAACGCAGCTACAGCAAAGTGTGGTGGGGCTCCGATAATCAACAGTTACCCTCCTCTTTGGCGCTGTCCTCTGCGGCGGGTGGCGCATCCTCCATCGGCGACGGCAGCAGTTTCACAAGCGGCGGTTTCTACTACGGCTCTTACTTTACACAAAAGACACAACAACCGAATGCGCAGCGTACACATTACAACAACCACAGTGGCGGATATCATTCGCTGGATTCGGGCAGCTTTCGTTCGCACGTGGGCAATTTGTCGCGTATACAGGAAGTCGATGACGAGCACAACCACTCGAAGTTGTCGTGGGGCAAACGTGACAGTCCCGGCAGTCTGCGCAGCCAG GACTCGGGCTTCTCTGACAATGATGAGTCGCACAGCGGTCGCAGTCTCGGCGGACGTTCGTCGAAACCCTCCTCACCCAGCGCCAAATCGACGGGCAGTGCACGCAGTGTGGCCAGTTCGCCGAGTTCAGTGCGCTCAGCGGCGGTTGAGACGCCACCCACAGTTATCAGACGCGTAGGCAAATCGGAATTCTATTCACCGCTGGTGAACGTATCGCGTCGTATATCATTTTCCGGTTCACCTGCCACAACGGTCACGCTGGATGCCGCCTTAGCCGCGAAGCAGGACTCAAAGTCACATTTGCCGCAATGCTTGACTGCTGATGAGCTGTTGATGGACGAGGCTGTGAGTGCTGCGAAGAAATTGAATTTCGACGATGCTAATGCGAGCGGTGGACTGGCCGTTGCCGGACCGCAGCAAGCGCAACAACAGCTACCGAAACGACGACGCCGTATCATACGTCAGCCCACGAAACCCATGTCGCCCACAAAGCGCCGCACCTTAGTCGAGGATGCAGATAATAGTGATGAGGAACGCGATGCCGGCAGCGAGGTGAAAGACAGCAATTCATTTGATGAGCTTGATCGTTCAGCGGAACATAATCGCTCACGTACGCGTTTGCATGTTGTGCCAGATTACAACAATGAAACTGTCTATCTTGGTGTGGTTGCCACAACTCCCAACGCAAAGCCGTACAACAATGAAACGGTAGTACTGGGCGCCGGTGGTGAAATTACGAGCGCGCCCCAGGaagatagcaacaacaatacgcTTAAGTACGAAGCGCTCGATATGGACGACACGTTGTCGCCGCTGAAAGCAACCGAACAGCGCTTTTTGGCTAGTACGAGCACACCGAAAGCCGCACAACTCAGCAGTGCGAAGCCGTGGACGCAGATGTCTTTCCGCCATGTCACACATGAGTATGATAATCCATTGTTAAACGGACATGCACCGGATCTGCAGCATTGGTTGCATGACTTGCGTTCATCATACGAACACGAAGTGATGTCTACACTACAAACTAAGTCTATAGCGCAAGAAGCCTTCAAGAATCTGACGATAACGACGAATACCGTGGCCAAATTGATACGGCAGTTGCAGCAGCGCGCTCTTTATATGCAATCGGATTTCGAGCGAGTGGAGCGCATATTGTCCGGCGCGCAGGAGGCCACACTACACGAGGCGCTCTCTGGCGCTGAACAGCTGGTGGAGAATGTCGCCGAATTTACACAGGTGCTCGAACGACGCGCTGTCTTCTTCAATGAGTCGCGCGCCGATCGCAAGCGTTATGACGAAAATATTCAGCAAATACATATCATAACCAAGGACACACGCTACTCACTCGAGCGCCAACACTACATCAATCTAGAGTCGTTGTTAGATGATGTGCACGTGCTGAAGCGCTACCTGCTGATTAGTCTGCGGCAACTGTTCGAGAAAATGGTGCGTGTTATTGTACAAAGCGTCGAACAAGGTCACTGTGATCTCATGCTGCGTGCCAACATCAACATGATTGCGACGCTGATGAACATCGATTACGAGGGCTTCGCTTCGCTCACCGACGCATTTGTGCAGAATGAAGCCGTGCGCGCCCTATTCATCGTCTGCCTCGAGAATAAGCTGTCCTCAGTGCGCGCGCAAGCACTGCGTGCACTTGCTACGGTTTGCTGCTCACCAGCGGCCATTGCGCAGCTGGGCGCTTGTGGTGGCATCGAAATCGTACGCGACATTATACAAGTGCCGGGTAAAGAGCGGAAAGGCGAATTTAAGCGCGGCGATATTGAGCGCCGCGAGGCAGTATCACTGCTGACGCAAATCACTGCTGCTTGGCATGGTCCTGAGCATCGTGTTGATGGCCTGAAGGCGTGTGCAGAGATCATAGTGGAAGGGCTGACGCAGTTGATAACGAGTACTGCGTGCGCGCAGACACTGCTCTTGTGTGCAGCTGCTTTGAATAATCTGAGTCGCATCGAGGTGACGTCACATTACTCGATAATGTCAAATGAGGCAATCTTCAAATTGGTCGAGGTGGTGCAGACTCGTAGCGAAGAAGCATCTATTTTTCTCTAC GAACAAATCGTAGCGATGTTGCACAATATGTCGATGAACAAGAAGTGCCACAGTCACTTGGCCAATGGCAGCATCATAAATTTCATCACGTGCGCATACCAAACGGAATTCTACAAGTGCTACGAATCGCGCGCCGAGAGCGATGCACAGCGCCGTACTATCAAAGCTATTCTGCATACATTGACACACTTGGTGCACGAGTCCAGTCTGGGCATTGAACTGCTGGAGCAGCATCGCGTGCCCGCCTTCTTCCGGCAGGCGCTGTCAATTGGCAgcgctggtggtggtggtggcgctGGTGCTGGCATGGAGGTATGGTCCCTGGACGGTAGCCATGGCAGAGACATTTCGGCGTTGGCGCGCCAATTGCTGCAGGCGCAAAAACAGGAGCAAACTGCCGCGCAGGCCGGCTGTGATGGCGCGCTGACTACCGCTACTGGAAATGGTGTTGGCGCGCAAGCGATGGCGGGCGCAGTTGGCGGTAGCGGCAGTGGTagtggcagtggcagtggcagaggcaatttcaaattcaatttgacGCGTCAGGAGAGTTTCGTCTGA